A window from Balaenoptera musculus isolate JJ_BM4_2016_0621 chromosome 8, mBalMus1.pri.v3, whole genome shotgun sequence encodes these proteins:
- the THAP12 gene encoding 52 kDa repressor of the inhibitor of the protein kinase isoform X3: MPNFCAAPNCTRKSTQSDLAFFRFPRDPARCQKWVENCRRADLEDKTPDQLNKHYRLCAKHFETSMICRTSPYRTVLRDNAIPTIFDLTSHLNNPHSRHRKRIKELSEDEIRTLKQKKIDETSEQEPKHKEINNSSAQNPSAEEGGEEQDGDILPLTLEEKENKEYLKSLFEILILMGKQNIPLDGHEADEIPEGLFTPDNFQALLECRINSGEEVLRKRFETTAVNTLFCSKTQQKQMLEICESCIREETLREVRDSHFFSIVTDDVVDIAGEEHLPVLVRFVDEAHNLREEFVGFLPYEADAEILAVKFHTTITEKWGLNMEYCRGQAYIVSSGFSSKMKVVASRLLEKYPQAIYTLCSSCALNMWLAKSVPVIGVSVALGTIEEVCSFFHRSPQLLLELDNVISVLFQNNDERGKELKEICHSQWTGRHDAFEILVDLLQALVLCLDGINSDTNVRWNNCIAGRAFVLCSAVTDFDFIVTIVVLKNVLSFTRAFGKNLQGQTSDVFFAASSLTAVLHSLNEVMENIEVYHEFWFEEATNLAAKLDIQMKLPGKFRRAQHSNLESQLTSESYYKETLSVPTVEHIIQELKDIFSEQHLKALKCLSLVPSVMGQLKFNTSEEHHADMYRSDLPNPDTLSAELHCWRIKWKHRGKDIELPSTIYEALHLPDIKFFPNVYALLKVLCILPVMKVENERYENGRKRLKAYLRNTLTDQRGLDRTACSGSHHSVVAEARGEQK; encoded by the exons agccCTTATAGGACAGTTCTTCGAGATAATGCAATACCAACAATATTTGATCTTACCAGCCATTTGAATAATCCACACAGTAGACACAGAAAACGAATAAAAGAATTG AGTGAAGATGAAATCAGgacactgaaacagaaaaaaa ttgatgaAACTTCTGAACAGGAACCAAAACATAAGGAAATAAACAACAGCAGTGCTCAGAACCCCAGTGCAGAAGAAGGGGGTGAAGAGCAGGATGGAGACATTTTACCTTTAACccttgaagagaaggaaaataaagaatacttaaaatctttatttgaaattttgattctTATGGGAAAACAGAACATACCTCTGGATGGACATGAAGCTGATGAAATCCCAGAAGGTCTGTTTACTCCTGATAACTTTCAAGCACTGCTGGAGTGCCGGATCAATTCTGGTGAAGAGGTTCTGAGAAAGCGCTTTGAGACAACAGCAGTTAACACATTGTTCTGTTCAAAAACACAGCAGAAACAGATGCTAGAGATCTGTGAGAGCTGCATTCGGGAAGAAACCCTCAGGGAAGTGAGAGACTCTCACTTCTTTTCCATCGTCACTGACGATGTGGTGGACATAGCAGGGGAAGAGCACCTGCCTGTGTTGGTGAGGTTTGTTGACGAAGCTCACAACCTGAGAGAGGAATTTGTGGGCTTCCTGCCTTATGAAGCTGATGCAGAAATTTTGGCTGTGAAATTTCACACTACGATAACTGAGAAGTGGGGATTAAACATGGAGTACTGTCGTGGCCAGGCTTACATTGTGTCCAGTGgattttcttccaaaatgaaaGTTGTTGCTTCTAGACTTTTAGAGAAATATCCCCAAGCGATCTACACACTCTGCTCTTCCTGTGCCTTAAATATGTGGTTGGCAAAATCAGTGCCTGTTATTGGAGTATCTGTCGCGTTAGGAACAATTGaggaagtttgttcttttttccatcGATCACCACAACTGCTTTTAGAGCTTGACAATGTAATTTCTGTCCTATTTCAGAACAATGACGAAAGGggcaaagaactgaaggaaatttGCCATTCTCAGTGGACAGGCAGGCATGATGCTTTTGAAATCTTAGTGGACCTCCTACAAGCACTTGTTTTATGTTTAGATGGTATAAATAGTGACACAAATGTTAGATGGAATAACTGTATAGCTGGCCGAGCATTTGTACTCTGTAGTGCAGTAACAGATTTTGACTTCATCGTTACCATTGTTGTTCTTAAAAATGTTCTATCTTTTACAAGAGCCTTTGGGAAAAATCTTCAGGGGCAAACTTCTGATGTCTTCTTTGCAGCCAGTAGTTTGACTGCAGTGCTGCATTCACTAAATGAAGTGATGGAAAATATTGAAGTTTATCATGAATTTTGGTTTGAGGAAGCCACAAATTTGGCAGCCAAACTTGATATTCAGATGAAACTCCCAGGGAAATTTCGCAGAGCTCAGCACAGTAACCTGGAATCTCAGCTAACCTCTGAGAGTTACTATAAAGAAACTCTAAGTGTTCCAACAGTGGAACACATTATTCAGGAACTGAAAGATATATTCTCAGAACAACACCTCAAAGCTCTTAAATGCTTATCTCTGGTACCCTCTGTCATGGGACAGCTTAAATTCAATACATCAGAGGAACATCATGCTGACATGTACAGAAGCGATTTACCTAATCCTGACACACTCTCTGCTGAGCTGCATTGTTGGAGAATCAAGTGGAAACACAGAGGGAAAGATATAGAACTTCCATCCACTATTTATGAAGCCCTTCATCTGCCAGACATCAAGTTTTTTCCTAATGTTTATGCATTGCTGAAGGTCCTGTGTATTCTTCCTGTGATGAAGGTTGAGAATGAACGCTACGAAAATGGACGAAAGCGTCTCAAAGCATACCTGAGGAACACTTTGACAGACCAAAG aggactAGACAGGACAGCTTGCTCAGGATCACACCACTcggtggtggcagaggccaggggAGAACAGAAGTGA
- the THAP12 gene encoding 52 kDa repressor of the inhibitor of the protein kinase isoform X2, which translates to MPNFCAAPNCTRKSTQSDLAFFRFPRDPARCQKWVENCRRADLEDKTPDQLNKHYRLCAKHFETSMICRTSPYRTVLRDNAIPTIFDLTSHLNNPHSRHRKRIKELSEDEIRTLKQKKIDETSEQEPKHKEINNSSAQNPSAEEGGEEQDGDILPLTLEEKENKEYLKSLFEILILMGKQNIPLDGHEADEIPEGLFTPDNFQALLECRINSGEEVLRKRFETTAVNTLFCSKTQQKQMLEICESCIREETLREVRDSHFFSIVTDDVVDIAGEEHLPVLVRFVDEAHNLREEFVGFLPYEADAEILAVKFHTTITEKWGLNMEYCRGQAYIVSSGFSSKMKVVASRLLEKYPQAIYTLCSSCALNMWLAKSVPVIGVSVALGTIEEVCSFFHRSPQLLLELDNVISVLFQNNDERGKELKEICHSQWTGRHDAFEILVDLLQALVLCLDGINSDTNVRWNNCIAGRAFVLCSAVTDFDFIVTIVVLKNVLSFTRAFGKNLQGQTSDVFFAASSLTAVLHSLNEVMENIEVYHEFWFEEATNLAAKLDIQMKLPGKFRRAQHSNLESQLTSESYYKETLSVPTVEHIIQELKDIFSEQHLKALKCLSLVPSVMGQLKFNTSEEHHADMYRSDLPNPDTLSAELHCWRIKWKHRGKDIELPSTIYEALHLPDIKFFPNVYALLKVLCILPVMKVENERYENGRKRLKAYLRNTLTDQRSSNLALLNINFDIKHDLDLMVDTYIKLYTKD; encoded by the exons agccCTTATAGGACAGTTCTTCGAGATAATGCAATACCAACAATATTTGATCTTACCAGCCATTTGAATAATCCACACAGTAGACACAGAAAACGAATAAAAGAATTG AGTGAAGATGAAATCAGgacactgaaacagaaaaaaa ttgatgaAACTTCTGAACAGGAACCAAAACATAAGGAAATAAACAACAGCAGTGCTCAGAACCCCAGTGCAGAAGAAGGGGGTGAAGAGCAGGATGGAGACATTTTACCTTTAACccttgaagagaaggaaaataaagaatacttaaaatctttatttgaaattttgattctTATGGGAAAACAGAACATACCTCTGGATGGACATGAAGCTGATGAAATCCCAGAAGGTCTGTTTACTCCTGATAACTTTCAAGCACTGCTGGAGTGCCGGATCAATTCTGGTGAAGAGGTTCTGAGAAAGCGCTTTGAGACAACAGCAGTTAACACATTGTTCTGTTCAAAAACACAGCAGAAACAGATGCTAGAGATCTGTGAGAGCTGCATTCGGGAAGAAACCCTCAGGGAAGTGAGAGACTCTCACTTCTTTTCCATCGTCACTGACGATGTGGTGGACATAGCAGGGGAAGAGCACCTGCCTGTGTTGGTGAGGTTTGTTGACGAAGCTCACAACCTGAGAGAGGAATTTGTGGGCTTCCTGCCTTATGAAGCTGATGCAGAAATTTTGGCTGTGAAATTTCACACTACGATAACTGAGAAGTGGGGATTAAACATGGAGTACTGTCGTGGCCAGGCTTACATTGTGTCCAGTGgattttcttccaaaatgaaaGTTGTTGCTTCTAGACTTTTAGAGAAATATCCCCAAGCGATCTACACACTCTGCTCTTCCTGTGCCTTAAATATGTGGTTGGCAAAATCAGTGCCTGTTATTGGAGTATCTGTCGCGTTAGGAACAATTGaggaagtttgttcttttttccatcGATCACCACAACTGCTTTTAGAGCTTGACAATGTAATTTCTGTCCTATTTCAGAACAATGACGAAAGGggcaaagaactgaaggaaatttGCCATTCTCAGTGGACAGGCAGGCATGATGCTTTTGAAATCTTAGTGGACCTCCTACAAGCACTTGTTTTATGTTTAGATGGTATAAATAGTGACACAAATGTTAGATGGAATAACTGTATAGCTGGCCGAGCATTTGTACTCTGTAGTGCAGTAACAGATTTTGACTTCATCGTTACCATTGTTGTTCTTAAAAATGTTCTATCTTTTACAAGAGCCTTTGGGAAAAATCTTCAGGGGCAAACTTCTGATGTCTTCTTTGCAGCCAGTAGTTTGACTGCAGTGCTGCATTCACTAAATGAAGTGATGGAAAATATTGAAGTTTATCATGAATTTTGGTTTGAGGAAGCCACAAATTTGGCAGCCAAACTTGATATTCAGATGAAACTCCCAGGGAAATTTCGCAGAGCTCAGCACAGTAACCTGGAATCTCAGCTAACCTCTGAGAGTTACTATAAAGAAACTCTAAGTGTTCCAACAGTGGAACACATTATTCAGGAACTGAAAGATATATTCTCAGAACAACACCTCAAAGCTCTTAAATGCTTATCTCTGGTACCCTCTGTCATGGGACAGCTTAAATTCAATACATCAGAGGAACATCATGCTGACATGTACAGAAGCGATTTACCTAATCCTGACACACTCTCTGCTGAGCTGCATTGTTGGAGAATCAAGTGGAAACACAGAGGGAAAGATATAGAACTTCCATCCACTATTTATGAAGCCCTTCATCTGCCAGACATCAAGTTTTTTCCTAATGTTTATGCATTGCTGAAGGTCCTGTGTATTCTTCCTGTGATGAAGGTTGAGAATGAACGCTACGAAAATGGACGAAAGCGTCTCAAAGCATACCTGAGGAACACTTTGACAGACCAAAGGTCAAGTAACTTGGCTTTGCTTaacataaattttgatataaaacACGATTTGGATTTAATGGTGGATACATATATCAAACTCTATACAA aggactAG
- the THAP12 gene encoding 52 kDa repressor of the inhibitor of the protein kinase isoform X1, with protein MPNFCAAPNCTRKSTQSDLAFFRFPRDPARCQKWVENCRRADLEDKTPDQLNKHYRLCAKHFETSMICRTSPYRTVLRDNAIPTIFDLTSHLNNPHSRHRKRIKELSEDEIRTLKQKKIDETSEQEPKHKEINNSSAQNPSAEEGGEEQDGDILPLTLEEKENKEYLKSLFEILILMGKQNIPLDGHEADEIPEGLFTPDNFQALLECRINSGEEVLRKRFETTAVNTLFCSKTQQKQMLEICESCIREETLREVRDSHFFSIVTDDVVDIAGEEHLPVLVRFVDEAHNLREEFVGFLPYEADAEILAVKFHTTITEKWGLNMEYCRGQAYIVSSGFSSKMKVVASRLLEKYPQAIYTLCSSCALNMWLAKSVPVIGVSVALGTIEEVCSFFHRSPQLLLELDNVISVLFQNNDERGKELKEICHSQWTGRHDAFEILVDLLQALVLCLDGINSDTNVRWNNCIAGRAFVLCSAVTDFDFIVTIVVLKNVLSFTRAFGKNLQGQTSDVFFAASSLTAVLHSLNEVMENIEVYHEFWFEEATNLAAKLDIQMKLPGKFRRAQHSNLESQLTSESYYKETLSVPTVEHIIQELKDIFSEQHLKALKCLSLVPSVMGQLKFNTSEEHHADMYRSDLPNPDTLSAELHCWRIKWKHRGKDIELPSTIYEALHLPDIKFFPNVYALLKVLCILPVMKVENERYENGRKRLKAYLRNTLTDQRSSNLALLNINFDIKHDLDLMVDTYIKLYTSKSELPTDNSETIENT; from the exons agccCTTATAGGACAGTTCTTCGAGATAATGCAATACCAACAATATTTGATCTTACCAGCCATTTGAATAATCCACACAGTAGACACAGAAAACGAATAAAAGAATTG AGTGAAGATGAAATCAGgacactgaaacagaaaaaaa ttgatgaAACTTCTGAACAGGAACCAAAACATAAGGAAATAAACAACAGCAGTGCTCAGAACCCCAGTGCAGAAGAAGGGGGTGAAGAGCAGGATGGAGACATTTTACCTTTAACccttgaagagaaggaaaataaagaatacttaaaatctttatttgaaattttgattctTATGGGAAAACAGAACATACCTCTGGATGGACATGAAGCTGATGAAATCCCAGAAGGTCTGTTTACTCCTGATAACTTTCAAGCACTGCTGGAGTGCCGGATCAATTCTGGTGAAGAGGTTCTGAGAAAGCGCTTTGAGACAACAGCAGTTAACACATTGTTCTGTTCAAAAACACAGCAGAAACAGATGCTAGAGATCTGTGAGAGCTGCATTCGGGAAGAAACCCTCAGGGAAGTGAGAGACTCTCACTTCTTTTCCATCGTCACTGACGATGTGGTGGACATAGCAGGGGAAGAGCACCTGCCTGTGTTGGTGAGGTTTGTTGACGAAGCTCACAACCTGAGAGAGGAATTTGTGGGCTTCCTGCCTTATGAAGCTGATGCAGAAATTTTGGCTGTGAAATTTCACACTACGATAACTGAGAAGTGGGGATTAAACATGGAGTACTGTCGTGGCCAGGCTTACATTGTGTCCAGTGgattttcttccaaaatgaaaGTTGTTGCTTCTAGACTTTTAGAGAAATATCCCCAAGCGATCTACACACTCTGCTCTTCCTGTGCCTTAAATATGTGGTTGGCAAAATCAGTGCCTGTTATTGGAGTATCTGTCGCGTTAGGAACAATTGaggaagtttgttcttttttccatcGATCACCACAACTGCTTTTAGAGCTTGACAATGTAATTTCTGTCCTATTTCAGAACAATGACGAAAGGggcaaagaactgaaggaaatttGCCATTCTCAGTGGACAGGCAGGCATGATGCTTTTGAAATCTTAGTGGACCTCCTACAAGCACTTGTTTTATGTTTAGATGGTATAAATAGTGACACAAATGTTAGATGGAATAACTGTATAGCTGGCCGAGCATTTGTACTCTGTAGTGCAGTAACAGATTTTGACTTCATCGTTACCATTGTTGTTCTTAAAAATGTTCTATCTTTTACAAGAGCCTTTGGGAAAAATCTTCAGGGGCAAACTTCTGATGTCTTCTTTGCAGCCAGTAGTTTGACTGCAGTGCTGCATTCACTAAATGAAGTGATGGAAAATATTGAAGTTTATCATGAATTTTGGTTTGAGGAAGCCACAAATTTGGCAGCCAAACTTGATATTCAGATGAAACTCCCAGGGAAATTTCGCAGAGCTCAGCACAGTAACCTGGAATCTCAGCTAACCTCTGAGAGTTACTATAAAGAAACTCTAAGTGTTCCAACAGTGGAACACATTATTCAGGAACTGAAAGATATATTCTCAGAACAACACCTCAAAGCTCTTAAATGCTTATCTCTGGTACCCTCTGTCATGGGACAGCTTAAATTCAATACATCAGAGGAACATCATGCTGACATGTACAGAAGCGATTTACCTAATCCTGACACACTCTCTGCTGAGCTGCATTGTTGGAGAATCAAGTGGAAACACAGAGGGAAAGATATAGAACTTCCATCCACTATTTATGAAGCCCTTCATCTGCCAGACATCAAGTTTTTTCCTAATGTTTATGCATTGCTGAAGGTCCTGTGTATTCTTCCTGTGATGAAGGTTGAGAATGAACGCTACGAAAATGGACGAAAGCGTCTCAAAGCATACCTGAGGAACACTTTGACAGACCAAAGGTCAAGTAACTTGGCTTTGCTTaacataaattttgatataaaacACGATTTGGATTTAATGGTGGATACATATATCAAACTCTATACAAGTAAGTCAGAGCTTCCTACAGATAATTCAGAAACCATTGAAAATACGtaa